From Taeniopygia guttata chromosome 3, bTaeGut7.mat, whole genome shotgun sequence:
TGGATATGTTCCACATATACCAGTATGTTCCACAGTCCCTTTGTTATCAGGCACTGTTTACGGATAAAGAATTAGCTTATTGCATTAAAGGGATAAATATTCcatttcaaaattcaaaatcaaattatgaaaacagaaaacacattgCCTGAGAAATCAGCTGTATCCTTATGTGTTTTTGCTGTCTCTCCTAGGACAACATTCAGCCCTGAGAGATGCAGGTGATTGTAATCAACGTTTTTTTtctcaactttttaaaaaagtttgcTCAGTTAGCTTTTGGTTTTTCTGAACTGTATTAATTCCTATTGCATATCCCAAACTAGTCTGTTCTCTATAGCTTACACAGCTCTGCTAGTAAATTGCAAAACTGTAAAAGATGAATCAAAATGAATCTTTGTTAGCACTGCTTTATGCCTGCTTACCCATTGAAGACCATAAaattacagaataatttagtttggaaaagacctttatgatcattgagtccagctgtAAACCTGGCACTGCCAAATCCACCATGTCCCAAAGCACCACATCTACAATCTTTTAAATAAGTCCAGGCGTGGTGattccatcacttccctgggcagcctgttccaatgcttcaCTATACTCCTAATgtagaattttttcccaatatccagtctaaaccttccctggcacaacttaaggccatttccttttgtcctgtCGCTTGTTACTtaggagaagagaccaaccccacctggctacaacctcctttcaggtagctATAGAGAGCACTGAACtcttccccttttctccaggctaaacaacccctGCTCCTTCAATTGCTCATCATAAGGTGCCCCAGACCTGTCACCAGCTTCATAGCTCTTCTTAGGATGCATATGGAGAACATACTAGGCAGAAACAACAGCAAGTAGCTTTGAGAGTGGTTCTGCCAGGGAAGCTTCCCTGGGCTTTCTGCAGGCACCGCTGCCACCAGTGCCCATGTGAGAAGGGCTTGCTGCAGGATGGCATTTATAGGAAAGCTTTCCCTTTGTGGCTCATACCTTCTGGCATGTGCAGTACTTTCTGGGATGTGAAGTCAGGAGACAGTGAGGGTCTGTACAAACATGTCAGTGTTGGTGGACAAATCTTGTACTTCCAGCAGTGTGCACACGTGGAAAAGAAGACCAATGGCCATCCTGGCCTacatcaggaatggtgtggccagcaggacagggaggtCATTTTTCCCCTGTACTTGGCAGTGGTGAGGAAGCACCTTGAGTACTGTGTCCggttctgggcccctcactttAGGAAGGATGCTGAGATCAGGAGCGTGTCTGGAGAGGGGCAACAAGGCTGTTTGAAGGTTTGGAACACAAGTCCTAGgagaagtggctgagggagctagagttgtttagcctggaaaacAGGAGGCTCAAGGAAAAACCTTATCACTCCCTACAAAAACCCAAAAGGAGGTTCTAGCCAGATGGAggttggtctcttctctcaGGCAACCGGCAATAGGACATGAGGACACAGTCTTAAACTGCCCCAAGAGAAGTTCAGGttggaagaagttcttcacaagAAGGGTGACTGAACATTGGAATGCACTGCCCACAGAGGTGGTGTAGTCACCATGTCTGGAATTGTTTTTAAGATAAGACTGTGTGGCGCTTAGTGCCATAGTCCAGTTGACAAGATGGTGTTCCTTCATACACTGGGCATGCTGATCtcaaaggccttttccaacctagcTGGCTCCGTGATTCCAGCAGCAGATGGAGCGTGTGGATGCCGCCAGTAGAGCAGTGAAGCACTGGCACGCACGAGGAGCGGGGACAGCCGCACGCTGGCCCCGCACCGCTGCACCGAGCACTTGGGCGGGGGGCAGAAGCGACCACCCAGCACCGGGTGACCCGGAACGCGGGGGGGCGGCGCGGCTCCCGACGGGACGGATTAGGGGCTCCAGCGCCGGCCTTCCGGCCTGGCTGAGAGACAAACTCGGACGCAATCCTCCGCGGCGGGGGAGGGCacggggctgcccagggaaaagcGGGGCCGTGCACGGGGCACGGATGCAGTGCAGGCTGGGCAGAGTCTCCGCCCGCCGAGAACCGCCGGGACAGCGCAGCGCAGCTCAGCTCAGTTCGGCCTGGCCctgccccgccccgccgggacGGCTCGGAGGGCATGCTGGGACTTGTAGTCCCGCGCGACGCCGTCCCGCCTCCGGCAGCAAAACTACAACTGAGCGAAACTACAACTCCCGGCGGGCGGAGGGGCGTGTCTCGGGCGCCGTGTCCGAGCCCGCACGGGGCGGGGGCCGCTGCCGCTAGGTCGGGCCGCGCGGGCGGGGCTTCTCCGTGTCCACCGTTCGCTGGCGGGACTCGCCCGCTTCGGCCCGGTAGCGGCAGCGGGGCGGGACGCGGCTGCCGCCCGGGGCTAACAGCACACACCGCTCGCGGCTCAGCGGAGCGTGGGTCGGGGGCGGCTCGGCTgagcgggaggcggcggcggtggcAGTGGGAGCGGGGCTCCAGGGCGGACACCGCTGCCCGGCTCGCCGCCCTGCGCTTCCAGCCCGGCCGGCGGGGAGGCTGCCTGCGGGGAGGTGGCGATGGAGAAGAGTTAGTGCAGTCACCGCGCTCCGGTGGCCGGGGagagggccgggccgggccggttGGCGCGAGGGACGTGCTGCCCTGTGGCTGAGTGACCGGCCGGCTGGGAGCGGCGGAGGGTGCGCGCCCCTGTGGTCCCGTCCCCCGCCGGCTCCTcccgcgggcgggcgggcggccggcGCTGCGGTGGTTACCGCCTCCCCCTGAAAATGaagaggtggtggcagctgctgcttcgGGGTCTGGCTGCCGGGGGCAAACCTGGATAGAAGCTCGCAAAGAAGGGTGAAGAGAAAGTCGCCGCTCTCTGGTTGGCGAAGGGGGAAGCCGGGCGTTTTTCTCACCTTGCTGCGGGGCCGGAGCACAGCGAAGCCGGGGACGCCGGCGGGGAGCCGCTCCTGCGCGCCGGGGGAGGGGGCGGGATGCGGGGGGGGCCCCGGCACCGCCGCGGGCCGTGGGCGAGAGcctgcggcggggcggggtgcgagcggccgcggcggcgcTGAGCCGGGCGGCGAGGATGGTGCGGGGAGGGAGAAGTCCTGGCAGAGATCTAGCGGCGGAGAAGCTTCCCCGTCCCCTGCCTCCCAACCTCCCTCCCGCGGGGCCGAGGCGCTGGGGAGCatgaggcggcggcggggaccTGTTGTGTAGGGGGACGCGCGGgcagggaggatgaggaggaccCGCTCCCGAAGCGCTGGTGTCTGTCGGCGACCGGCCGTGCCCCGGGCTGCCACGGGCTCGGGAGAATCCCTTCCTGTGGAGTGGTGACAGGGGAGCCCTGCGCCCCTCGGTCTGCGCGGAGCGGCGGCCGCTTCCCGCTGGACTGCGGCTTCAGGAAGAGGAGAGCTTCAAGTGTTCTTCGGAAGCTGGAGTTGCAGCCTGGTtcctttcttgcctttttttttttcttatttttcttttttttttttcctcccctcccccttaATGATTTGTTTCGCGTGTCTCTCGAGGGAACGTCTTAGGAATGGTCATTTTTAGCAGTGGAATCTGCTGCGCAAAGGAGGATTATAACAAATCTCTATGAATGATAGACTCGATTGCTAAACCTTGCCTTGACCAACCTTCTGACCCTCGGAGAAAACTCTCAGGGTGTGcgtgggaaggaaaaaaccttcccatttgaaaataaacttgatttaaaaagacttgattttttttttttaaacctaatTGAtttataattactttttttttttctttttgtcctgttttgtgataagttgtttttaaaaggatTGTCCTACGTGGCTGTTTTGTAACTGTTGGAGGAAGGAAGGATCCCTCTCAAGCGTTTCTGATGTGACAGCTTTGATTTCTGAAGAGTTAAGTGGTGTTTGCATGATACACCTATTGCTAGTCCAGTAGCAGACTTTTCAtcattttatttgccttttttattaACTGGGGCTGGTGGAGAGGGCTCCCTTGGTCAGAAGAGTATTTGcacatatatatttgtatatatttttgGTGGGGTTCCCCCCACATTTTACTCTTTCTTGATGACTCCTGGAGGTGGTAGTGGGCCCATGAAAGACTGTGAATACAGTCAGATCAGCACACACAGCTCTTCGTCTCCCATGGAGTCTCCccataagaaaaagaaatcagttcCCAAGAGAA
This genomic window contains:
- the LOC121469600 gene encoding uncharacterized protein, coding for MQTPLNSSEIKAVTSETLERDPSFLQHRSPAGSGRRSAQTEGRRAPLSPLHRKGFSRARGSPGHGRSPTDTSASGAGPPHPPCPRVPLHNRSPPPPHAPQRLGPAGGRLGGRGRGSFSAARSLPGLLPPRTILAARLSAAAAARTPPRRRLSPTARGGAGAPPASRPLPRRAGAAPRRRPRLRCAPAPQQGEKNARLPPSPTRERRLSLHPSLRASIQVCPRQPDPEAAAATTSSFSGGGGNHRSAGRPPARGRSRRGTGPQGRAPSAAPSRPVTQPQGSTSLAPTGPARPSPRPPERGDCTNSSPSPPPRRQPPRRPGWKRRAASRAAVSALEPRSHCHRRRLPLSRAAPDPRSAEPRAVCAVSPGRQPRPAPLPLPGRSGRVPPANGGHGEAPPARPDLAAAAPAPCGLGHGARDTPLRPPGVVVSLSCSFAAGGGTASRGTTSPSMPSEPSRRGGAGPGRTELSCAALSRRFSAGGDSAQPALHPCPVHGPAFPWAAPCPPPPRRIASEFVSQPGRKAGAGAPNPSRREPRRPPAFRVTRCWVVASAPRPSARCSGAGPACGCPRSSCVPVLHCSTGGIHTLHLLLESRSQLGWKRPLRSACPVYEGTPSCQLDYGTKRHTVLS